One genomic region from Lathamus discolor isolate bLatDis1 chromosome 9, bLatDis1.hap1, whole genome shotgun sequence encodes:
- the SHROOM4 gene encoding protein Shroom4 isoform X7 has protein sequence MYHSKRDSAYSSFSASSIASDCALSLRPEEATSVDSSLQAPCKAADGRYHATTGSEPPSSRHPEAWRVPVPPKPPVRRDSLRAAPAGGGDQRRAAVSADMLHVKGRWISDTFLCQRDGEAEAAGSRTPVPYPTKDRLSADQYYMLSSHPDRCATAVLVGESVEPGDRLYPDGSTHRVPDTVAAGDNPLLSPLKGHMLHRHSAPEQLLASQLHSLQVGTGSGRASPASDGHRWTLSPLHPEGSRPGATQDTQFCPELCCRLPPCRCCPELPRACGQDRPAASPARSTEGPEEEERRGGGRRAGGLPRRSSQMRRRSDRFATSLRNEIQRRKAQLQKSRGPGAPPPGEEPVEEAEEPPEGSVPAEGPCAPPERLSPEPSEGGRSPGLSGDRGIPTPDPLPVPKGLPSPERPVPTGRGLWCWSPERKLPLRRSPRAGEMEGYGQGPAAPGSPPRGGDEAVLLPFADRRRFFEESSRPAPPQHGKSAAGEPGAFPPAGLERRDPRRLSVDQPYSAPSLGRPGSAGPYAECCREQPPCYKTLGRPGELEYVRGFSYPYGVPLHPEPCRYCGGDLCPWPMPRGHTCRCHPQPWARCPDCCCPALLPGREESDAWPPRRAFAPEFPLDEWEPPAITRKASQSISELSSYQPGFPRLGPFHPCFESSAEPEWLPCYQATSTHDLSWDGDRLTRSPESPPDPLHRPLRGRAFSESHLNLEPASPRGRSQRDLLQAKLDPAGIPKKKGPPPPRPPPPNWEKYRQRRTSQHLSDGSGHSSAFTAAPVPPRSITEAAHKRSQSLTGEQGGRSQGLAARPPALPGAWPRPEPPGSLQRIPGPDAEICRQVPPWCSSGSRAAGLAWAQGCLWGHLNPVSNHPNPPLGLGCGIFLGWGVFLTSFPGVGTVLCPLGPWVGRGADVGAPVRDVGRAAGAGEERLKAKHPWEMEEQPQRLSRNQERDWVSPCRVGECSLPLHDGSSPTALEAPKPSPGAAEGVGCQGNQPQPHRVDSEELLWDVAGRDHSLASILAPSAPAGTTTKVVGDLLVTGQQQAWQERFQQDWHMETLVQDRQGFEPISPPPVSTASSACYPAHYSAGVGKAEPLGKVKELPDVVEGSSEEEEEADHELVEKKLQLIESLSRKLAVLREAQRGLQEDISANGALGEDVAARLQALCTPGEFDKYRLFVGDLDKVVNLLLSLSGRLARVESALGSLGPHAPAEDKVALREKQQLLVAQLEDAKELKEHVGRREEVVGAMVARYLPAEHLRDYQHFVKMKSALIAEQRELEEKIKLGQEQLRCLRESLDQGPKGC, from the exons ATGTACCACAGCAAGAGGGACTCGGCCTACAGCTCCTTTTCTGCCAGCTCCATCGCATCGGACTGCGCCCTCTCGCTCCGCCCCGAGGAGGCCACCTCTGTTGACTCCAGTCTCCAAGCCCCCTGCAAGGCCGCCGACGGGCGCTACCACGCTACCACGGGGTCTGAGCCACCCAGCAGCCGGCACCCAGAGGCCTGGCGGGTGCCTGTACCCCCCAAGCCCCCTGTGAGGAGGGACAGCCTGCGGGCAGCCCCGGCTGGTGGAGGCGACCAGCGCCGGGCTGCGGTGTCAGCAGACATGCTGCATGTCAAGGGCCGGTGGATCTCCGACACCTTCCTTTGCCAGCGGGATGGGGAGGCAGAGGCGGCAGGCAGTAGGACACCAGTGCCATACCCCACAAAGGACCGTCTCTCTGCCGACCAGTATTACATGCTGAGCTCCCACCCAGACCGGTGTGCAACTGCGGTGCTCGTGGGAGAGAGTGTGGAGCCTGGTGATCGGCTGTACCCAGATGGCAGCACGCACCGAGTGCCAGATACTGTGGCAGCAGGTGACAACCCTCTGCTGTCCCCGCTCAAAGGCCACATGCTGCACCGGCACAGTGCTCCCGAGCAGCTCCTGGCCTCCCAGCTCCACTCCCTTCAGGTGGGCACTGGCAGCGGACGAGCTTCGCCGGCCTCTGATGGGCACCGCTGGACCCTCTCCCCGCTGCACCCCGAGGGCAGCCGGCCAGGGGCTACCCAGGACACACAGTTCTGCCCAGAGTTGTGCTGCCGCCTCCCGCCGTGCCGCTGCTGCCCGGAGCTGCCTCGAGCCTGCGGGCAGGACAGGCCGGCAGCCAGCCCAGCGCGCAGCACGGAGGGGccggaggaagaggagaggcggggggggggccggCGGGCCGGGGGCCTTCCCCGCCGCTCCTCTCAGATGCGCCGCCGCAGCGACCGCTTCGCCACCAGCCTGCGCAACGAGATCCAGCGGCGCAAGGCCCAGTTGCAGAAGAGCCGTGGTCCCGGCGCCCCCCCGCCCGGTGAGGAGCCGGTGGAGGAGGCGGAGGAGCCCCCCGAGGGCAGTGTGCCGGCGGAGGGACCCTGCGCCCCGCCGGAGCGACTCAGCCCCGAACCGAGCGAGGGCGGCAGGAGCCCAGGCCTCTCAGGGGACCGAGGCATCCCCACCCCTGACCCGCTCCCGGTCCCCAAAGGGCTCCCGTCTCCCGAGCGGCCGGTGCCGACAGGCCGGGGCCTCTGGTGCTGGTCCCCCGAGCGAAAGTTGCCGCTGAGGCGTTCACCAAGAGCCGGCGAGATGGAGGGCtatgggcagggcccggctGCCCCCGGCTCCCCGCCACGGGGCGGGGATGAGGCTGTCCTCCTGCCCTTCGCTGACCGCCGCCGGTTCTTCGAGGAGAGCAGCAGGCCGGCGCCGCCCCAGCACGGCAAATCTGCGGCGGGTGAACCCGGTGCCTTCCCGCCTGCCGGGCTCGAGCGCCGCGACCCTCGCCGCCTCTCCGTGGACCAGCCCTACAGCGCTCCCTCGCTCGGCCGCCCTGGCTCTGCCGGCCCCTACGCCGAGTGCTGCCGGGAGCAGCCTCCCTGCTACAAGACGTTGGGGAGGCCGGGGGAGCTGGAGTACGTGCGGGGCTTCTCCTATCCCTACGGGGTCCCGCTCCACCCTGAGCCCTGCCGCTACTGTGGTGGGGACCTGTGCCCCTGGCCGATGCCCCGTGGCCACACCTGCCGCTGCCACCCGCAGCCCTGGGCACGCTGCCCCGACTGCTGCTGCCCAGCGCTGCTCCCCGGACGGGAGGAGAGTGATGCCTGGCCTCCCCGGAGAGCCTTTGCCCCG GAATTTCCTCTGGATGAGTGGGAACCACCAGCAATAACCAGGAAAGCCAGCCAATCCATCAG TGAGCTCTCCAGCTACCAACCGGGCTTCCCAAGGCTTGGCCCCTTCCACCCCTGCTTCGAGAGCAGCGCTGAGCCAGAGTGGCTGCCCTGCTACCAGGCCACTTCTACACATGATCTGTCGTGGGATGGTGACCGCCTGACCCGCTCCCCTGAGAGCCCTCCAGACCCCCTGCACCGCCCACTGCGAGGCAGAGCCTTCTCCGAGAGCCACCTCAACCTGGAGCCTGCCAGCCCCCGGGGCCGCAGCCAGAGGGACCTGCTCCAGGCCAAGCTGGACCCTGCTGGCATTCCCAAAAAGAAGGGTCCCCCGCCTCCCCGCCCACCGCCCCCCAACTGGGAGAAGTACAGGCAGCGCCGGACATCCCAGCACCTGTCGGATGGTTCTGggcacagctctgccttcaCCGCTGCCCCGGTGCCGCCCCGCAGCATCACTGAGGCTGCCCATAAGCGTTCGCAGAGCCTCaccggggagcaggggggccGATCCCAGGGTCTCGCTGCCCGTCCCCCTGCCCTGCCAGGTGCCTGGCCCCGGCCCGAGCCTCCCGGATCACTCCAGAGGATTCCTGGGCCTGATGCTGAGATTTGCAGGCAAGTGCCACCATGGtgcagcagtgggagcagggctgcaggcttgGCCTGGGCACAGGGATGCTTATGGGGCCATTTGAACCCTGTGTCAAACCATCCTAATCCACCCCTTGGGTTAGGTTGTGGGATTttcttggggtggggggtgttcCTGACCTCTTTTCCTGGAGTGGGAACAGTCCTGTGTCCCCTTGGTCCATGGGTGGGCAGGGGAGCTGATGTGGGTGCTCCCGTGCGGGATGTTGGCAGGGCGGCAGGGGCCGGGGAGGAGCGGCTGAAGGCAAAGCACCCCTGGGAGATGGAGGAGCAGCCCCAAAGGCTCAGCCGGAATCAGGAGCGGGACTGGGTCAGCCCCTGCAGGGTGGGTGAGTGCTCCCTGCCCCTGCATGATGGCTCCAGCCCTACTGCCCTTGAGGCCCCTAAGCCtagccctggagcagcagaggggGTGGGCTGCCAGGGgaaccagccccagccccaccgcGTGGACTccgaggagctgctgtgggatgTGGCAGGAAGGGACCACTCTCTGGCTAGCATCCTGGCCCCCTCGGCCCCTGCTGGCACAACCACCAAGGTGGTGGGTGATCTGCTGGTGACGGGGCAGCAGCAGGCCTGGCAGGAGCGTTTCCAGCAGGACTGGCACATGGAGACCCTGGTGCAGGACAG GCAGGGCTTTGAGCCCATCTCACCACCTCCTGTGAGCACTGCCAGCTCCGCCTGCTACCCAGCGCATTACAGTGCAGGAGTGGGTAAAGCCGAGCCACTTGGCAAGGTGAAGGAGCTGCCGGATGTTGTGGAGGGGAGctctgaggaagaggaggaggcagacCATGAGCTAGTGGAAAAGAAG CTGCAGCTGATTGAGAGCCTGAGTCGCAAGCTGGCGGTGCTGCGGGAGGCACAGCgggggctgcaggaggacaTCAGTGCCAATGGGGCACTGGGCGAGGACGTGGCTGCGCGCCTGCAAGCCCTCTGCACCCCGGGGGAGTTTGACAAGTACCGCCTCTTTGTGGGTGACCTGGATAAGGTGGTCAACCTCCTGTTGTCCCTCTCAGGGCGCCTGGCCCGGGTGGAGAGTGCTCTAGGCAGCCTGGGGCCGCATGCTCCTGCTGAGGACAAG GTGGCCTTGcgggagaagcagcagctgctggtggcACAGCTGGAGGATGCAAAGGAGCTGAAGGAGCACGTGGGGCGGCGGGAGGAGGTGGTGGGTGCCATGGTGGCACGATACCTGCCTGCCGAGCACCTCCGGGACTACCAGCACTTCGTCAAGATGAAGTCGGCCCTCattgctgagcagcgggagctggaggagaagaTCAAGCTGGGTCAGGAGCAGCTCCGGTGCCTGCGTGAGAGCCTCGACCAGGGCCCCAAGGGCTGCTAG